A single region of the Pseudanabaena sp. FACHB-2040 genome encodes:
- the gatC gene encoding Asp-tRNA(Asn)/Glu-tRNA(Gln) amidotransferase subunit GatC, giving the protein MIDLEQVRKVALLARLELSSEEEEQFTGQLSTILEYFEQLNELDTENVEPTTRAIELNNITRSDELKPFEGRQSILSGAPEREEDYFKVPKILD; this is encoded by the coding sequence ATGATCGATCTCGAACAGGTTCGTAAAGTTGCGCTGCTAGCCCGCCTAGAGCTGTCTTCCGAGGAGGAGGAGCAGTTTACCGGGCAGCTCAGCACAATTCTCGAGTATTTTGAGCAGCTCAACGAGCTCGACACCGAAAACGTTGAGCCCACTACTCGCGCCATTGAACTGAACAACATCACTCGGTCCGATGAGCTAAAGCCCTTTGAGGGCCGCCAGAGCATCCTAAGCGGTGCGCCAGAGCGAGAGGAAGACTACTTCAAAGTGCCCAAAATTCTGGACTAG
- a CDS encoding photosystem I assembly protein Ycf3: protein MPRSQRNDNFIDKSFTVMADMILKLLPAKQREKEAFAYYRDGMSAQADGEYAEAMENYREALTLEDDPYDKSYILYNMGLIHASNGEHDKAMEYYREALDLNPRMCQALNNMAVIHHYKGEQAEASGDADAAENLYNEAARYWMEAINIAPNNYIEAQNWMKNTGRLKVDSFY from the coding sequence ATGCCCAGAAGCCAGCGCAACGACAACTTCATTGACAAGTCCTTCACGGTCATGGCGGACATGATCCTCAAACTTCTGCCCGCCAAACAGCGTGAGAAAGAAGCCTTTGCCTACTACCGTGACGGCATGTCGGCTCAGGCTGACGGAGAATACGCTGAAGCGATGGAAAACTATCGCGAAGCCCTGACTTTGGAAGACGACCCCTACGATAAGAGCTACATTCTCTACAACATGGGCCTAATCCACGCCAGCAACGGTGAGCACGACAAAGCGATGGAGTACTACCGAGAAGCGCTAGATCTCAATCCTCGTATGTGTCAGGCCCTCAATAACATGGCCGTAATTCACCACTACAAAGGCGAACAGGCCGAAGCCTCTGGCGATGCTGATGCGGCTGAAAATCTATACAACGAAGCCGCCCGTTACTGGATGGAGGCGATCAACATTGCGCCCAATAACTACATTGAGGCCCAAAACTGGATGAAGAACACGGGCCGTCTGAAAGTGGACTCGTTCTATTAA
- a CDS encoding EAL domain-containing protein — translation MEKILVIGQESKSHKAILRLLVSEGFEAITADNVEAGIQTAQSERPDLLVSTLDIDGSDSRVLLGALKQRSELAIIPFILVTNQGEKFYLRECIELGADDCLVEPITDPEIISAIKTRLQKQAQITEQYVAVLRNTAERLNRLAHYDSLTDLPNHHLLHQRLVQAIERFSQNHQPVALLSLSLDRLRQVNNTLGYQAGDALLQATARRLRASLPEGSTVARLTGNQFAVLLTDFTSRQAVLAVAQDLINRLSQPFSLPSQEVFLTTSIGIALYPEDSTDISTLLRQADAALEWAKQQKSNSCQFYRIDIPVVPADQIVLETWLRYALERHEFEVYYQPQMGLVDHRILGAEALIRWTHPEHGPISPAQFIPLAEETGLIVPIGEWMLQQTCRQVKLWQQQGLPPLQVSVNLSSVQFNQPHLGQTIATLLDQAGLSSSALELEITETALMQDAAAAIAILSDLKTQGFKIAIDDFGTGYSSLSYLKQFPIDTLKIDTCFVQGVTTDPKNRAILTAVIQMAHDLQLTVIAEGVELEAELALLESYRCDIAQGYYIGRPMPAKQFEAFLANYLAKPGQNIDKSAYAHRFGVTS, via the coding sequence ATGGAGAAAATCCTGGTCATTGGACAGGAGAGCAAATCTCACAAGGCTATTTTGAGACTGCTCGTTAGCGAAGGCTTTGAAGCCATCACTGCCGATAATGTCGAAGCGGGCATTCAAACAGCTCAAAGTGAGCGCCCTGACCTGCTGGTTTCAACCCTAGATATTGATGGCAGTGACAGCCGGGTGCTTCTAGGCGCGCTAAAGCAGCGATCTGAGCTGGCCATTATTCCCTTCATTTTGGTAACCAACCAGGGCGAAAAATTTTATCTCAGAGAGTGCATTGAACTTGGGGCTGATGACTGCCTGGTAGAGCCCATCACCGACCCAGAAATCATCTCGGCGATCAAAACCCGGCTGCAGAAGCAGGCTCAAATTACAGAGCAGTATGTCGCTGTTTTAAGAAACACGGCTGAACGGCTCAACCGGCTAGCGCACTACGACAGCCTCACAGATCTGCCTAACCATCACCTACTGCACCAGCGGTTAGTGCAGGCCATTGAGCGCTTTAGCCAAAATCACCAGCCGGTGGCGCTGCTCTCCCTCAGCCTTGACCGCCTGCGGCAGGTCAACAACACGCTGGGCTACCAGGCTGGGGACGCGCTGCTTCAGGCCACTGCCCGAAGGCTGCGGGCTTCGCTGCCAGAGGGGTCTACCGTCGCCCGGCTCACAGGTAACCAGTTTGCCGTTTTGCTTACCGACTTTACCAGCCGGCAGGCGGTGCTAGCAGTTGCGCAAGACCTCATCAACCGCCTGTCTCAGCCCTTTTCACTGCCCAGTCAGGAAGTTTTTCTCACTACCAGCATTGGCATTGCCCTCTACCCCGAAGACAGCACCGACATCAGCACCCTGCTGCGTCAGGCCGATGCCGCCCTAGAGTGGGCCAAGCAGCAAAAAAGCAACTCCTGCCAGTTTTACCGCATCGATATTCCGGTGGTGCCAGCCGATCAAATTGTGCTCGAAACCTGGCTGCGCTATGCCCTGGAGCGGCACGAGTTTGAAGTGTACTACCAGCCACAGATGGGGCTGGTCGATCATCGAATTTTGGGAGCCGAGGCGCTGATTCGCTGGACTCACCCGGAGCATGGCCCCATTTCTCCAGCCCAGTTTATTCCTCTAGCCGAAGAGACTGGGCTGATCGTGCCCATCGGCGAGTGGATGCTGCAGCAAACCTGCCGCCAGGTGAAGCTCTGGCAGCAGCAGGGATTGCCACCTCTGCAGGTGTCGGTTAACCTGTCGAGCGTGCAGTTTAACCAGCCCCATCTGGGCCAGACCATTGCCACGCTGCTGGATCAGGCCGGGCTATCGTCCTCCGCCCTAGAGCTAGAGATCACCGAAACCGCGCTGATGCAGGATGCGGCCGCTGCGATCGCAATTCTTTCTGACCTCAAAACCCAAGGTTTCAAAATTGCCATTGATGACTTTGGCACCGGCTACTCTTCCCTCAGCTATCTCAAGCAGTTCCCGATTGACACATTGAAGATCGATACCTGCTTTGTACAAGGCGTTACCACCGATCCTAAAAACCGGGCAATCTTAACAGCGGTAATCCAGATGGCCCACGATCTGCAGCTAACCGTTATTGCAGAAGGCGTTGAGCTAGAAGCTGAACTAGCCTTGCTAGAGAGCTACCGCTGCGACATCGCTCAAGGCTACTACATCGGTCGGCCCATGCCTGCCAAGCAGTTTGAAGCCTTTTTAGCCAACTATTTGGCAAAGCCTGGGCAAAATATCGATAAATCTGCCTATGCTCACCGTTTCGGCGTAACTTCTTAG
- the aroA gene encoding 3-phosphoshikimate 1-carboxyvinyltransferase: MTALIQLTETVLHQTLALQMPAGGVALQGRLQVPGDKSISHRSLMLGSIAQGETRIKGLLLGEDPRSTAKCFRAMGVTLSDLEQEWVAVQGVGLGNLQEPSEVLDAGNSGTTLRLMLGLLASHPGRFFTVTGDGSLRSRPMGRVIKPLIEMGADIWGRQGNTLAPLAVRGQRLKSMHYRSPVASAQVKSCILLAGLMTEGRTTVSEPSLSRDHSERMLRAFGADIAVDPETCSVAVSGPATLTGQTIVVPGDISSAAFWLVAALITPGSELVIENVGINPTRTGILDALWQMEADITLENEREVTGEPVADLRVRASALKAATFSGDLIPRMIDEIPVLAVAALFAQGTTVVKDAEELRVKECDRITVMAQQLNRLGAQVTEQPDGLEIEGGAMLQGAEVDSYTDHRVGMSLAIAALRTSGQTTIQRAEAAAVSYPSFVQTLANLCQPA, translated from the coding sequence ATGACTGCGCTGATCCAACTTACCGAAACCGTTCTCCACCAAACTCTCGCCCTGCAAATGCCCGCTGGCGGCGTAGCGCTCCAGGGCCGCCTGCAGGTGCCCGGAGACAAGTCTATTTCCCACCGCTCCCTCATGCTGGGATCTATCGCACAGGGAGAAACCCGCATTAAGGGCCTGCTGTTGGGAGAAGACCCGCGCAGCACAGCCAAATGCTTTCGGGCGATGGGGGTGACCCTCTCAGATCTGGAGCAGGAGTGGGTGGCGGTGCAGGGAGTAGGTCTGGGCAATCTGCAGGAACCCTCTGAGGTGCTAGATGCTGGTAATTCAGGCACCACGCTGCGGCTGATGCTGGGCCTGCTGGCGTCGCATCCGGGGCGCTTTTTTACGGTGACTGGGGATGGGTCGTTGAGATCGCGACCCATGGGCCGCGTGATCAAACCCCTAATCGAAATGGGAGCCGACATCTGGGGCCGCCAGGGCAACACGCTAGCGCCGCTGGCGGTGCGGGGGCAGCGGCTCAAGTCCATGCACTACCGCTCTCCCGTAGCCTCAGCTCAGGTCAAGTCCTGCATTTTGCTGGCAGGGCTCATGACGGAGGGGCGAACCACCGTGAGCGAACCGAGCCTATCGCGCGACCACAGTGAGCGAATGCTGCGGGCTTTTGGGGCGGATATCGCAGTGGATCCTGAAACCTGCAGCGTCGCAGTCAGCGGCCCTGCCACCTTGACGGGCCAGACGATTGTGGTGCCCGGAGACATCAGTTCTGCTGCCTTCTGGCTGGTAGCAGCCCTAATCACGCCCGGATCTGAGCTGGTGATTGAGAACGTCGGCATCAACCCGACCCGCACCGGCATTCTCGATGCTCTCTGGCAGATGGAGGCCGACATTACCCTAGAAAACGAGCGGGAAGTCACGGGAGAACCCGTGGCCGACCTGCGGGTGCGCGCCAGCGCCCTCAAAGCAGCCACTTTCAGCGGCGATTTAATTCCTCGCATGATCGACGAGATTCCAGTGCTGGCCGTGGCGGCGCTGTTTGCCCAGGGCACAACGGTGGTGAAGGATGCTGAAGAACTGCGGGTGAAGGAGTGCGATCGCATCACCGTCATGGCTCAGCAGCTCAATCGTCTAGGCGCGCAAGTCACCGAACAGCCCGATGGCCTAGAGATTGAGGGCGGTGCAATGCTTCAGGGAGCCGAAGTAGACAGCTACACCGACCACCGAGTAGGCATGAGCCTAGCCATTGCGGCCCTGCGCACCTCAGGGCAAACCACCATTCAGCGAGCAGAGGCGGCAGCGGTTTCCTATCCCAGCTTTGTTCAAACCCTGGCGAACCTATGCCAACCCGCATAA
- the dusA gene encoding tRNA dihydrouridine(20/20a) synthase DusA, which translates to MSTVAILQPAHPTAAGAPPGYPLSVAPMMDRTDRHFRYFMRQITRQTLLYTEMVTSQAILHGDLERLLGFSAEEKPLILQVGGDDPAALAKCARIAADFGYDGINLNVGCPSDRVQSGHFGACLMAQPQRVADCVAAMMAAANLPVSVKHRIGIDDLDRYEDMAHFVTVVSATGCRYFTVHARKAWLKGLSPRENRDIPPLRYEDVHRLKREFPHLFIEINGGFKTLDQAQAQLEQVDAVMIGRAAYDEPYSFATADQAIFGATTPPLTRHQVAEAMLPYIDEWCARGFKLSTLTRHLLLLFVGQPGSRLWKRQITEQSCRLGAGSEVVRQALAAVPDPAKIPAEI; encoded by the coding sequence ATGTCAACTGTTGCTATCTTGCAGCCTGCCCACCCCACTGCTGCTGGGGCTCCTCCAGGCTATCCGCTCAGCGTGGCCCCGATGATGGACCGCACCGATCGCCATTTCCGCTACTTTATGCGGCAAATCACTCGGCAGACGCTGCTCTACACCGAGATGGTGACGAGTCAGGCCATTCTCCACGGCGATCTAGAGCGTCTTTTGGGCTTTTCTGCCGAAGAAAAGCCGCTGATCTTGCAGGTAGGCGGCGACGATCCGGCAGCGCTGGCAAAATGCGCCCGGATTGCAGCTGACTTTGGCTACGACGGCATTAACCTGAATGTGGGCTGCCCCAGCGATCGGGTGCAGAGCGGCCATTTTGGAGCCTGTCTGATGGCCCAGCCGCAGCGGGTAGCCGACTGTGTCGCGGCAATGATGGCGGCAGCTAACCTGCCCGTTAGCGTCAAGCACCGCATTGGCATTGATGACCTGGATCGCTACGAAGACATGGCTCACTTTGTGACGGTGGTCAGCGCTACAGGCTGCCGCTACTTCACGGTCCACGCTCGTAAGGCCTGGCTCAAAGGCCTCAGCCCCCGAGAAAACCGAGATATTCCGCCCCTGCGCTACGAAGACGTGCATCGCCTTAAGCGAGAGTTTCCCCACCTGTTTATTGAAATCAACGGCGGCTTTAAGACCCTGGATCAGGCCCAGGCCCAGCTTGAGCAGGTAGATGCGGTGATGATCGGTCGGGCTGCCTACGACGAACCCTACAGCTTTGCTACGGCAGATCAGGCTATCTTTGGAGCCACGACCCCACCCCTGACCCGCCACCAGGTGGCAGAGGCCATGCTGCCCTACATTGATGAGTGGTGTGCCCGAGGGTTTAAGCTCAGTACCCTCACCCGCCATCTGCTGCTGCTGTTTGTTGGGCAACCTGGCAGCCGCCTCTGGAAGCGCCAGATCACCGAACAGTCCTGCCGTCTGGGGGCCGGATCAGAGGTAGTGCGGCAGGCGCTGGCAGCGGTGCCCGATCCGGCCAAAATTCCAGCCGAGATTTAA
- a CDS encoding PD40 domain-containing protein codes for MIELSLMVLLGQASYPLPASTLAHTDLAQAAPSAQNAPDPGSRSGVTSPRELTSNLSFAVISSLFSIAPTSANRQALLTLPNAGEEAPFDELSWAADGRLAAVYNLREVYVWTPNSPAPTQVFNSQCAYMPNLDLIWPSQGTTLLIRELCEAPASTSSRSMSLYVSDATSISGTRRLPGLPTNLSSRPYVSPDGSQVAYVEADHIYRLTIDAAQPQRITTQPGVYGAAGSPLAWSPDGRQLAFFEGNYPNQRLNVVDSDGSNRRLLTPEPDFQIYRSRIYWSPDGSRIAFYQPVDPPYDNREAVQLVTLATGEIRTVTIPGFYDALSWSPDGQKIALASGKVENQELFVLDVATGEFTPLTPEPLAQVMNTLWSPGGDWIAFSGEQAGQDLANQVLYAVRPDGTELRSLTSPDEYVYPFVWGP; via the coding sequence GTGATTGAACTGAGTTTGATGGTGCTGCTGGGGCAAGCCAGTTATCCCCTGCCAGCCTCGACTCTGGCCCACACAGACTTGGCTCAAGCAGCCCCTTCAGCCCAAAATGCTCCTGACCCTGGCTCAAGATCGGGGGTAACCAGCCCCAGAGAGCTAACTAGCAATCTATCCTTCGCGGTGATTAGCTCACTGTTTTCGATCGCGCCGACTAGCGCCAACCGCCAAGCCTTGCTCACCCTGCCGAATGCTGGCGAGGAAGCCCCCTTTGATGAGCTGTCCTGGGCTGCAGATGGCCGTTTGGCAGCTGTTTATAACCTCAGAGAAGTCTATGTCTGGACCCCAAACAGCCCAGCTCCGACTCAGGTGTTTAACAGCCAGTGTGCCTATATGCCTAACCTGGATCTGATTTGGCCCAGCCAAGGAACAACGCTGCTGATTCGAGAGCTGTGCGAGGCTCCTGCCTCCACCTCGTCTAGAAGCATGAGCCTGTATGTCTCCGATGCTACCAGCATCAGCGGCACTCGTCGTTTACCAGGGCTGCCTACCAATCTCAGCTCTCGCCCCTATGTGTCTCCCGATGGCAGCCAGGTTGCCTATGTCGAGGCAGACCATATTTATCGGCTGACTATCGATGCAGCTCAGCCTCAGCGCATCACAACCCAGCCTGGTGTGTACGGTGCTGCCGGCAGCCCGCTAGCCTGGTCTCCCGATGGCAGGCAGCTGGCTTTTTTTGAGGGCAACTATCCCAACCAGCGGCTCAATGTGGTTGATAGTGATGGCAGCAACCGTCGCCTGCTCACGCCCGAGCCTGACTTCCAAATCTACCGCAGCCGGATTTACTGGTCTCCCGACGGCAGCCGCATTGCGTTTTACCAGCCAGTAGATCCTCCCTATGACAACCGGGAAGCCGTGCAGCTGGTGACGCTTGCGACCGGAGAGATTAGAACGGTGACCATCCCTGGTTTCTACGATGCTTTGAGCTGGTCTCCTGATGGGCAGAAGATAGCACTGGCTTCAGGCAAAGTTGAAAATCAGGAGCTGTTTGTGCTGGATGTGGCAACGGGTGAGTTTACCCCGCTGACGCCAGAGCCTTTGGCCCAGGTCATGAATACCCTCTGGTCGCCGGGTGGTGACTGGATTGCTTTTAGCGGGGAGCAGGCTGGTCAAGATTTGGCCAATCAGGTTCTCTATGCAGTGCGGCCCGATGGGACAGAGTTGCGATCGCTCACCTCCCCCGATGAATATGTCTATCCCTTTGTCTGGGGGCCTTAG
- a CDS encoding helix-turn-helix domain-containing protein, which produces MPRLSKDLNPCPVGTLMAILSGPWTLYLLWVLSTDGALRFGVLKRRVEGISTKVLTERLRMLEQEGLIYRQHEPTIPPQVTYGLTERGQELVGVLDQLNDLARRWYGGSSQPCEPPQAS; this is translated from the coding sequence ATGCCGCGTCTATCAAAAGATCTCAACCCTTGCCCTGTCGGCACCTTAATGGCCATTTTGTCGGGGCCATGGACTCTCTATCTGCTGTGGGTACTTTCTACCGATGGGGCGCTCCGGTTTGGCGTGCTGAAGCGGCGAGTAGAGGGAATTTCGACTAAAGTGCTCACCGAGCGACTGCGGATGCTGGAGCAGGAGGGCCTGATTTATCGGCAGCATGAACCTACCATTCCGCCCCAAGTCACCTATGGCCTAACAGAGCGGGGGCAGGAGCTAGTCGGCGTGCTAGACCAGCTCAATGACTTGGCCCGGCGCTGGTATGGCGGCTCAAGCCAGCCCTGTGAACCGCCGCAAGCCTCTTAA
- a CDS encoding flavodoxin family protein — translation MTTVAIVYFSGSGHTHLLAQALAEGVNQVPGATAQLLRITGEQIVDGRWQDDTVMAALAQADAIVFGSPTYMGGVAAQFKAFIDAASSAWFAQQWKDKIAGGFTHSGSLSGDKQSTLLYLAINATQHGMVWVGAGDLPSHYIGKTDGVNRLGSFMGMMGQSPMTMGQAEAALDSGDRLTALSYGQRIAQAAHRWSRQPMAV, via the coding sequence ATGACAACCGTTGCAATTGTCTACTTCTCAGGCTCGGGCCATACTCATTTGCTGGCCCAGGCTTTGGCAGAAGGCGTGAATCAGGTGCCGGGCGCGACCGCTCAGCTACTGCGAATTACCGGTGAGCAAATCGTTGATGGCCGCTGGCAGGATGACACTGTGATGGCTGCGCTGGCTCAGGCCGATGCCATTGTGTTTGGCTCGCCGACCTATATGGGAGGCGTGGCTGCTCAATTCAAAGCTTTTATAGATGCGGCTAGCTCGGCCTGGTTTGCGCAGCAGTGGAAGGATAAGATTGCTGGTGGCTTTACCCATTCTGGTTCTTTGAGTGGTGACAAGCAGAGCACGCTGCTCTATTTAGCGATCAACGCAACGCAGCACGGCATGGTGTGGGTAGGGGCAGGCGATTTGCCCAGCCACTACATCGGCAAAACCGATGGCGTTAACCGCCTGGGGTCTTTCATGGGAATGATGGGCCAGAGCCCAATGACGATGGGTCAAGCTGAGGCAGCTTTGGACTCGGGTGACCGCTTGACGGCGCTTAGCTATGGCCAGCGCATTGCCCAGGCCGCGCATCGCTGGAGCCGCCAGCCGATGGCTGTTTAA
- a CDS encoding glycosyl transferase, with translation MARPTLYLAITNHGFGHATRAAAVAATVQQYLPEMQLILATTAPQWLFQTYLKGDFTLRQRAFDIGVIQSDSLTMDKPTTLAKLQEIRQTEADLVASEAAFLKEAGVDLVLADIPPLAVAIAHAAGVPCWMMSNFGWDFIYRPWGGEFEAIADWIAAQFGACDRMFRLPFHEPMSAFPAIEDVGLTGGNPRYEVEELRTDPSVLALSQGQLTAPPEKTVLLTFGGLGIEKIPYAGLAHFPDWQFLTFDQQAPDLPNLFKVPNRQLRPVDVMPLCSRVVSKPGFSTFSEACRLDLPIITLTREGFAEAPVLVSAMQDHAYHQVLTPAEFFEGDWAFLTQPLSPPRKDTPIAKNGNEQIAEAVVAYLRSPR, from the coding sequence ATGGCCCGTCCGACTCTCTACCTGGCAATTACTAATCACGGCTTTGGTCACGCTACCCGTGCTGCTGCCGTTGCCGCTACGGTGCAGCAGTATCTGCCAGAGATGCAGCTTATCCTGGCCACTACAGCCCCGCAGTGGCTGTTTCAGACTTACCTGAAAGGAGACTTTACCCTCCGCCAGCGGGCTTTTGATATCGGGGTAATTCAGTCAGACAGCCTAACGATGGACAAGCCCACTACCTTGGCCAAACTTCAGGAGATCCGGCAGACAGAAGCCGATTTAGTGGCTTCAGAGGCCGCTTTTTTGAAAGAAGCGGGGGTCGATCTAGTGTTAGCCGATATCCCGCCGCTAGCTGTGGCCATTGCCCACGCTGCTGGGGTGCCCTGCTGGATGATGAGCAACTTCGGCTGGGACTTTATTTACCGGCCCTGGGGCGGCGAATTTGAAGCAATTGCTGACTGGATAGCAGCCCAGTTTGGGGCGTGCGATCGCATGTTCCGCTTACCCTTCCACGAACCCATGTCAGCGTTTCCCGCAATCGAAGATGTAGGGCTGACAGGGGGCAACCCTCGCTATGAGGTAGAGGAACTGCGAACTGACCCGTCCGTGCTTGCGCTATCGCAGGGGCAGCTCACGGCTCCGCCCGAAAAAACCGTCCTGCTCACCTTTGGCGGCCTCGGCATTGAAAAAATTCCCTATGCTGGCCTGGCCCATTTTCCCGACTGGCAGTTTTTGACCTTTGACCAGCAGGCCCCCGATCTGCCCAACCTGTTCAAAGTGCCCAACCGTCAGCTTCGGCCCGTCGATGTCATGCCCCTGTGCAGCCGAGTCGTCTCCAAACCCGGCTTTAGCACCTTCTCTGAGGCCTGCCGATTAGACCTGCCCATTATCACCCTCACCCGAGAAGGCTTTGCCGAGGCCCCAGTCCTGGTTAGCGCCATGCAAGACCACGCCTACCACCAGGTTTTAACCCCAGCCGAGTTCTTTGAAGGCGACTGGGCCTTTTTAACGCAACCCCTGTCGCCCCCTCGCAAAGACACGCCAATTGCTAAAAACGGCAACGAGCAGATTGCCGAAGCTGTTGTGGCCTACTTGCGATCGCCTCGGTAA
- the ftsH2 gene encoding ATP-dependent zinc metalloprotease FtsH2 yields the protein MKFSWRVILLWTLPILVIGFFFWQGAFSSAPADVGRNTANTRMTYGRFLDYLDAGRVTAVDLYDGGRTAIVEAVDPELDNRLQHWRVDLPGNAPELVSRLRAMDISLDSHPIRNDGALWGALGNLLFPLLLIGGLFFLFRRSGGAAGGPGQAMSFGKSRARFMMEAKTGIMFDDVAGVDEAKEELEEVVTFLKKPERFTAIGARIPKGVLLVGPPGTGKTLLAKAIAGEAGVPFFSISGSEFVEMFVGVGASRVRDLFKKAKENAPCIIFIDEIDAVGRQRGAGIGGGNDEREQTLNQLLTEMDGFEGNTGIIIIAATNRADVLDSALLRPGRFDRQISVDPPDVKGRLEILEVHARNKKLAPEISLDAIARRTPGFTGADLANLLNEAAILTARRRKEAITMGEVDDAVDRVIAGMEGTPLVDSKSKRLIAYHEIGHAIVGTLIKAHDPVQKVTLIPRGQAQGLTWFTPNEEQTLISRSQILARIAGALGGRAAEDIIFGDAEVTTGAGNDLQQVTGMARQMVTRFGMSDLGPLSLESSQGEVFLGRDWLQRSEYSEEIASRIDGQVRSIVEHAYNTSKQIIRDNRALIDRLVDLLIEKETINGDEFRQIVSEYTAVPEKEQFVPQI from the coding sequence ATGAAATTCTCCTGGAGAGTTATCTTGCTCTGGACCCTGCCGATCCTGGTGATTGGGTTCTTTTTCTGGCAAGGCGCATTCTCATCTGCACCGGCAGACGTGGGCCGCAACACTGCCAACACCCGCATGACCTATGGCCGCTTTCTTGACTATTTAGATGCTGGTCGGGTGACTGCTGTTGACCTCTATGACGGGGGACGAACAGCGATTGTAGAGGCGGTCGATCCGGAACTGGATAACCGGCTGCAGCACTGGCGGGTAGACCTGCCAGGAAATGCTCCTGAGCTGGTCAGCCGCCTACGGGCAATGGACATCAGCCTCGACTCCCATCCCATCCGCAACGATGGGGCGCTTTGGGGAGCCTTGGGCAACCTGCTGTTCCCGCTGCTGCTAATTGGCGGTCTTTTCTTCTTGTTCCGCCGCTCTGGGGGCGCTGCCGGAGGGCCTGGACAGGCCATGAGCTTTGGCAAGTCTCGCGCTCGCTTTATGATGGAAGCCAAGACCGGCATCATGTTTGATGATGTGGCCGGGGTTGACGAAGCCAAAGAAGAGCTAGAAGAAGTCGTCACTTTCCTAAAGAAGCCAGAACGCTTCACCGCGATTGGTGCCCGGATTCCTAAAGGCGTGCTGCTGGTGGGGCCTCCAGGAACAGGTAAGACTCTACTAGCCAAAGCTATTGCCGGAGAGGCTGGTGTACCTTTCTTCAGCATTTCCGGTTCGGAATTTGTAGAGATGTTTGTTGGGGTGGGCGCTTCTCGCGTTCGCGACCTCTTTAAGAAGGCTAAAGAAAATGCGCCCTGTATCATCTTTATCGATGAGATCGATGCTGTCGGGCGACAGCGGGGCGCTGGCATCGGCGGCGGTAATGATGAGCGAGAGCAAACCCTTAACCAGCTCCTAACCGAGATGGACGGATTTGAGGGCAACACCGGCATCATTATCATCGCGGCCACCAACCGGGCTGACGTGCTCGACTCAGCGCTGCTGCGTCCGGGTCGATTTGATCGGCAGATTTCAGTTGATCCGCCTGATGTTAAAGGGCGACTGGAAATCTTGGAGGTTCATGCTCGCAACAAGAAGCTGGCTCCTGAAATTTCTTTAGATGCGATCGCACGTCGCACCCCTGGCTTTACTGGCGCAGACCTCGCTAACCTGCTGAACGAGGCCGCCATTCTCACAGCCCGTCGCCGCAAAGAAGCAATCACAATGGGTGAGGTCGACGATGCCGTCGATCGGGTGATCGCCGGGATGGAGGGCACTCCCCTGGTCGATAGCAAGAGTAAGCGACTGATTGCCTACCACGAAATTGGCCACGCTATTGTCGGCACCCTGATCAAAGCCCACGACCCAGTGCAAAAGGTCACCCTGATTCCTCGGGGACAGGCTCAGGGCCTTACCTGGTTTACCCCCAATGAAGAACAGACCCTAATCTCCCGCTCCCAAATCCTGGCGCGCATTGCCGGGGCATTGGGCGGTCGGGCCGCCGAAGACATCATCTTTGGTGATGCCGAAGTGACGACCGGCGCAGGCAACGACCTGCAGCAGGTCACCGGCATGGCCCGCCAAATGGTTACCCGCTTTGGTATGTCTGACCTAGGGCCGCTGTCTCTAGAAAGCTCCCAGGGAGAAGTCTTCTTGGGCCGTGACTGGCTGCAGCGCTCGGAGTACTCCGAAGAAATTGCCTCCCGAATTGATGGCCAAGTGCGCTCTATTGTGGAGCACGCTTACAACACCTCTAAGCAGATCATCCGCGACAATCGGGCGCTGATCGACCGGCTGGTAGACCTGCTGATTGAAAAGGAAACGATTAACGGCGACGAGTTCCGCCAGATTGTCTCTGAGTACACGGCGGTGCCTGAGAAAGAGCAGTTTGTACCCCAAATCTAA